Within Wyeomyia smithii strain HCP4-BCI-WySm-NY-G18 chromosome 2, ASM2978416v1, whole genome shotgun sequence, the genomic segment aaatttctgcttaagatggcgacttctggtgtctggaaaacagcggcaaatgaccaaatatcacccaatatgggtatttccgagattgttatgatgcattgaagccataaatcgacctcagacaacatttttaattgtaaaatggcgacttttgatgactggaaaactgccgaaaatgactcaaaaacaaccaaaattatgctcagaggccagaaattgtctccaaatgccatttagaAATCCAAGATTGCGACTTCCTGGTGCTtcaaaacagcggcaaatgaccaaataccacccaatatgagtgtttgtttaaccagaatgacgctcagaggccagaaattgtctccaaatgccattttgaaatccaatatggcgacttccggttcctaaacaacaaccaaataacactcaatataggtatttccgggattgttatgatgcactgaagccacaaatcgacctcagacaacattatgaattgtaagatgacgactttcggtgaATGGAAAACtggcgaaaatgaccaaataccatccaatatgggtgtttcttcaaccagaacgaCGTTATGAGGCcgtaaattgtctccaaataccattttgaaatcgccttccgctttctgaaaaatatccaaaaatggccgattttcatccaatatgagatgcttcgataccagaatgatacacaggtgCAAGAAtcaaccacagacaccattttgaattctacgatggtgacttccggtttctggtaaacagccgaaaatgactgaataacaccagaatgacactcaggggtcagaaatcgtctccaaatgccatttaaaaatccaggatggtgacttccggtttattcaaaatagcctaaagtgaccaaataccatccaatatgagtgttttttttaccagaatgatgcatggaagtttgccgggtcagctagttataCAATATGTATtcaattataaataaaatttgacaCTCCCTACACTAACTGAAATATTAGTTCTGGCTGCATACAGCTCAAACTGAACCTGATCAACGTGAACGTGATCGATTTCCACCACGGGACCGGGACCGCGAACGTGACGTTCTGCGCCGAGAGCGTGATCTCGACCGCCGTGAACGGGACCTTGAGCGACTTCTACCGCGGGTCGACGAGCTATCCCGACGCGGCGATCTTCCCTGGCGCTCTGCCTTCATTCGTCGATAGATTGCAATGGCCTGCCGTTGAGCCACCGGACGTCGCCGCCAACCCGGACCGCAGTCTCGTGGACCGGCAGCTTGGGATGATCCTTCGCGTGGATCGGTACTTTGCGCCTGCTGGTCGCGCCTTGTTGATTTTTTCGCTTGCTGTATTTCCCGTTTCAGAACTTTCAGCTTCGTTTCAAATTGTGGGTTTTCCGCTGTACCAAGGTCGAATGAAATTTTATACCGATTTTCGGATTGGTTCACGAGTCCACAAGCGTATGCATCGTCCAGAGCTCGTCGAACTTTGGACTGCAGACTTGATGCTTCCGAACTGCCAGCGGGTAGTTCGGTCCGAATTGAACTGCAAATACTTCCGAAAGAAACTGCGTAGAAAAATAATTAGCTGACAGAAAACGGTAGCAAATAAAATCATTTATACCGTAACCATCACTTCGATTCAGAACTCTAAAAACTGCAGGCATCATCTTGAAGCTACGAATGTTGAATTGGTTATGTCCGTTCGAACTTTGCTTCTTATCAAACGAAATAGCAATTTTCAGCGCTTACTgcttttttctgaaatttttgcAGTTTTCTACAATTCCATAACAATatggagcaagatcgcgccaaatgacctatggtcgaatatcgaccatttttgattcgaatgaaactttgcacaagtATTTGgattagcaaactgagcatttttcacagatggagagattttttacacccatgatttacattctaaaagggcgtatgccttttggcataggttttattcgaagcattgtagcccagaaaccgctggttgtatagaaaaacagtctgagaatgagttgcagggaattaaaaatgcaccataaaaaatatacacagtacaaaaaaaattaaaaataaacattaaatttcaatttaaaaacaaagatttgattttttagtttgattttttttaaagaagctagacgttaatacgcaacttttaaaaaaagtccaggatgaagaaatgaaaaataatttttttaaggtagattaatttttttataaaaattctaatttaaacatttttcaaaatatttgtattctgatgattttaaaagatgcagagagtcattttgaatcaaaaagctcttggtagtaaatattctaaaggcatcggttttcgagttatttttaatttaaactcgaaaaattattaatatttcggaaaatacaagtttttcttaatttgtccatggttctccagcaaaaaccataaaaccattgattttgctctataacaatatacagtcagtttttttttacgcggggatacgtacctcgtaaaaaaacacgtaaaaaaaaatcgcgttaattcgaaaatccgcgtaaaaaaccgcgctaattcaaaaatccgcgtaataaaaaccgcgttaattcaaaaattcgcgtgaaaaaagaaccacgtttttttttaatccgcgtaaagtagtccagcaagaagggctttagaaaaaacccgagacgctctagaaccagtattaaaaattgtcctctttgacggtcattccggatctttcggtaggcggggagtattttttggactaagtcttttactaaataaacacttaaacgtttctggttccaaacccacgttgattcggaatttttttttgaattagcgcggtatcgcgtaaaaaaaaccgcgttaattcaaaaatccgcttaaaaaacgcgttaattcaaaaatccgcgtaaaaaaaccgcgttaattcaaaaatccgcgtaaaaaaacctcgtaaaaaaacctgactgtaattGTTGAGTTCTATCTGTTGTGTAGAAATCGTAACGTTCTCGGTCAAATAAATTGATTCTGAACTAAGGTAAGGAATAAATTTAAATACAGATGAGAAATATGCATTGATTTTCTATTTGAGGAGAAGCCCTATTTATAATCGACATCACCATCCGCGGGGCTACTGCCAGATGTACATAAAGGCCGTGTCGCTGTCCATCACCGTACGTCACTCTCTTCTGTTGAGCAATTATTATTCAGCAATACAGTTAGCTGTTTCTCTTTTGTTATCGCGACAACTGTGAAGGATTTCATTTGTCCTTGTACTTACGCAACGTAAGTTACAACTGTGATGCCCCATGAAGGACAGAGTTTTCCTCTGTGAAAGACAGATTTGCTTTTTTATGCAGTATGATGTAATTGAGCTACTATTTAATTGCACATTGGATTTGCAAATTGTATTAGTTTCTGGACGCTAATGTCACGTTTACTTTTCGCTTATTTGTTACTCAATTCATAAAGACTGTTTGATTCCATTCATTATCATACCTGATCACGTCGGATATTCAAAGTGGGTGTCCAAGCTCGGTCAACGGCTTCCAAGTATAACTTCTTCAAAACAAATTGAATAGCGTAACATtgcaaaacaaacttttgtcCAAATCCGGAAAATAGGAGCATTACAGTTGAATAAACAGTGTGCCCAAATATTCAATGACGCGAGCTTTAAtggttatgttttttttatcaaaataacAATAATGGTGATGTGTTTTTAATTTATATAGTTCACATATTTATAGAATATTGCGTgtaatttttttgagtttatCAGCAACGTTTTGTTAAAATCTGACAATTTGTAAATCTAAATTAGTCGCATATATGTAAAAGAATGATCATGATATTTTAGCTAAAATCTATgagatttttttcgttttctaaTTGCTCATTCTATTCTGTCAATTTAATGGTTTATTACTCGAATAAGCTATTTCGTAGCTGTACGTACCAAACCAGCAAACCGCAAAAGAAGTACCAAGTAAAAGCGCTTGAGGAAAAATTCAGTGATGatacttttttcttgttcttAACTTGCTTCTTTTTCCCCCCACTTGCCATACAAACTGAATCCTTCCGGTTGAGCAAAGGTGCCTGCGATGCCAGAAAACCCAACGGGCGAAAACAGCATTTTAATCTAGCCCGCACAATCTCAATATTTCCGGAAAAACGGTGCATCCCGCAAAGTCAAACTCTCGGTCACAGTCGCAACCGACCATTGCAGCACCTCTCGGACGATGACAAGAAAACCGCCGGCAGCGATCGTAATTGAGGGTGCATATCAACCGCATCTTGCCAAGCTGCCAGGGCACGTAGAATCCCTTTGGACACTCGAGCATAAGATGCTGTCCGACTGTGCGCCAACGTGGGTGGAAAACAGGTTCAAAGTTGTTGCCGGTGGTTGCTGCGGTTTGCGGTGTTGACGGTTGTACAGGTGGTAAAATGTTACCTGATATACCTTTCGGTTGGAACGATAATATGAAAATCGTCTACGTGCTTAATTTGCATAACATTGACAGGGAAATTTCTCTccccagataaattttccaattaaaaataatacGTACCGATGTTTTGTGGGAGATGGGAGTGTTTGTGGTAACTTGGAAACCGTAAGCAAGCAGCTAAGAAGTTCCCTTCATCATTCGCTATGAAGTCAGAATACGGATCGacagtaggggtactgggggtaagcccggccccctaaggaaaatgattctttagtatgACCAGAtggcaaatattgttatatatctttcacagaatcattgcccagacTGTTTTCAACAATATATGAAGACTGTCAGTACTTTtgaactgttattttacaaggaatagtgaatttttgaaactaagataaaaacgacgttcagcaaccagtgcgggtgaaaccggcaccccttgggggtaacaacGACACCTACGTTTGTTAatgaatttactcgaattaaatgaaccaatttgaattcggaaaccgtCAAATGAGAGATCTTAGATTTCTGTACGTTATTGTTAAacttggttgttgtcggtttgCTGGTTCTGGAAGGATTGccagaacaagttccggtgaacattatgtataaacaatgaaaaaacacctaaattaatccacctagcggtcagacgcagcctttcttattcaattttttatttgtaaaaatagatttacatgaacgcttcaatccaataaatgtatattcactctttaggtcctaaaatattgatgttgtaatccttacatataaaaatgcagtcaagtctgtctgtctgtctgatccatataggcccgagaACTACAGAACCgaacgacgtgaaaatttgtatgtcggggtttttggtgccgataaaggttcctatgatagtttgagaccctcccacttctggaagggaggggtcccatacaaatgaaacataaatttctgcacaactcaagaacaaaccaagcaaatgaaaccgaatttggcatgtggatgttttaaggggtaactaatatgtccataatagttggatgaaacacaaatttgttcacatctcgagaactaatcaaccaaatggaacaaaatttggcaggtaaatgtttttagtggtaacaaacatgtacataatggtttgaaacccgactccctcttctataagggagggatcccatggaaatgaaacacaaatttcgcacagctcaagaaccaatcaagaaaatacaaccaagtttggtatgtgaatgtttttagaggtaacaaatatgtccataatggtttgacgcccctccctcttctggaagtacatgtttcttcacaaatttctgcacatcacgcaaactaatcaactaaatggaaccatattggcaggtgaatgtttttagtggtaacaaatatgttagaTGGcattttccggtttctggaaaacagccgaaaatggccgatttccacccaatagaTTAATAGctggatctagaataatacacaggagctaaaatcgaccacagatagcattttaaattttaagatggcgacttccggtttctgaaaacagcagaaaatgaccaaataccacccaatatgagtttttctttaaccagtatgccgttcaaaatccagaaattgtctcaaaatgccattttgaaatccaaaatggcgacttccggtgtcggaaaaacagcgacaaatgaccaaataccacccaatatggatatttccggaaccgtaatgatgcactggagccacaaatcgacttcagacaacattttgaattgtaagatggcaacttccggtttctggaaaacagcctgaaatggacgattcccattaaatattagtatttctggaaccagaaagatgcacagaagctaaaaacctcaggcactattttgaattgctaaatggcaacttataggcaacagtcggaaatgaccgagtaatactcaatatggatatttccgtaaacgtgatgatgcatagaaaccttttagtttctggaaaacaaccaaaataactaaatacctcccaatatgggtatttccggtgtcagattgatgccagaaagtctgctgataatgacagaataccacccaatatgaatatattcagaattaaggcgatgtacagaagccaaaagacgaggatgttgtcatttcgataaaaccaatcatttcaaacgatttgttatttgactttgatcatatcctatggccgattcgtcgtgcatttgcagacttcaaacaaaccgcaaggaatcaatgaacttggaacgttcaaatagtacgacaccacatttaaattatgttgaggccacatatattgatcaaagcaggtatagttttaaatatatagtctttgaatttctcttcttttcataacttttgagccacatatcaaattgttatgaagtttgttatttgtaagtttgagagatgactcgttcgtatgacactagttatgttcaaataagtcatgtaatctttgagataatagactttcgttgttttattaacaatttaatacttaacggttgcttaagttcgattataatcaaatgaaatgggaacgtgtagggcagccaaactttgaaaccacgtgttcaatcataattcatcagttaaccctaaactagcccgctcatctgataataataattaaatcggttgtgtagtttctgagataatgaagtttcgtgattttcacaagtcggcacattacaaatgaagttacagttcgattacagtaaaattcaatagggtcttctgaggcagctagaccattcatttgacacttattttgttgaaatcaggtcggccatctctgagaaaagtgagtgagtccaagtagtcttaggaatatgttccttttcatagctggatttcacatttttaaacataacaggcaaagtaataatccgattgcaaaacaaatcaattgggtctt encodes:
- the LOC129725081 gene encoding arginine/serine-rich coiled-coil protein 2-like, whose protein sequence is MMPAVFRVLNRSDGYVSFGSICSSIRTELPAGSSEASSLQSKVRRALDDAYACGLVNQSENRYKISFDLGTAENPQFETKLKVLKREIQQAKKSTRRDQQAQSTDPREGSSQAAGPRDCGPGWRRRPVAQRQAIAIYRRMKAERQGRSPRRDSSSTRGRSRSRSRSRRSRSRSRRRTSRSRSRSRGGNRSRSR